DNA sequence from the Chryseobacterium indicum genome:
TCAAAATCAAGAATTATGAAAAATCCAAAAACGTCCGCGAACGATTTTTACAACCAGTTCACAGGAACTGAACATTATTATTCCTACATACTCGGAATAGTATTAACTGATGGAGTAAAATCAGTAGCAGATGAAGAGCAGTGTTATTGGTTTTTAGACTGCATTGCATCGTATCAAACTTCACAAAAGTTTTTAGATGAAGAAATTTCAAGTA
Encoded proteins:
- a CDS encoding DUF6876 family protein translates to MKNPKTSANDFYNQFTGTEHYYSYILGIVLTDGVKSVADEEQCYWFLDCIASYQTSQKFLDEEISSMEN